The Ensifer adhaerens genome contains a region encoding:
- a CDS encoding RtcB family protein yields the protein MPTRYNPIVRNAVVSGHAIRSVVAIDEPEHHRARALDDLASALPSPEALAARDAVAGRIVTTPDFHPGKPVPVGVVADIEGAVIPHLIGNDIGCGMRMIVLDDIAEDDLGPDLEKHLRHAFFQGGRDIALTGNNRHAALRDGVPGLLESLGDNRCGLLTGLDLAAAWADVARMSDDGCFGSDAIDPDFADYAARDDRHRHDAILGTIGGGNHFVEFGVVERIADGGFARAAGLKPNGVVLVVHSGSLDFGQRIGTATRERTRTAGARGVILSKARDGDLYRRYLNGHANAANAAFVNRFLIGLAAVEALSRTIGRQVHHRLVYDAPHNTVWETSDTVRHRKGACPARGPAGLKGSPYGWTGEPVILPGSMGDGTWLLSGLGSEEGMESSAHGAGRRLSRQEARAAKTMLSDLRIVGPVDTGDPLIRGRPDILAELRGRLKEEAPAAYRPIDQVVDPMVADGLVARVARIRPILTVKG from the coding sequence ATGCCCACACGATACAACCCTATCGTTCGGAACGCCGTCGTTTCCGGACATGCTATCAGGTCTGTCGTCGCGATCGACGAACCTGAACACCACCGTGCACGCGCACTCGACGACCTCGCTTCCGCCCTTCCCTCACCGGAAGCCCTGGCAGCACGCGATGCCGTTGCCGGCCGCATCGTCACGACGCCCGATTTTCATCCCGGCAAACCGGTTCCGGTCGGTGTCGTCGCCGACATCGAAGGTGCCGTCATCCCGCATCTGATCGGCAACGACATCGGCTGCGGCATGCGCATGATCGTGCTCGACGACATCGCCGAAGACGATCTTGGACCAGACCTGGAGAAACACCTGCGCCATGCCTTCTTCCAGGGCGGCCGCGATATTGCGCTGACCGGCAACAACCGGCACGCGGCACTCAGAGACGGCGTGCCCGGTCTGCTCGAGAGCCTGGGCGACAACCGGTGCGGCCTGCTCACCGGCCTCGATCTCGCCGCCGCCTGGGCCGATGTCGCACGCATGTCGGATGACGGCTGCTTTGGCTCCGACGCGATCGATCCGGACTTCGCCGACTATGCCGCGCGCGACGACCGGCACCGCCACGATGCCATCCTCGGCACCATCGGCGGCGGCAACCATTTCGTCGAATTCGGCGTGGTCGAGCGCATTGCCGATGGCGGTTTTGCCCGCGCCGCCGGACTGAAACCCAACGGCGTTGTTCTTGTCGTCCATTCAGGCTCGCTCGACTTCGGCCAGCGGATCGGCACGGCGACGCGCGAACGCACGCGGACGGCAGGTGCCCGTGGCGTCATCCTCTCCAAGGCGCGTGACGGCGATCTTTACCGCCGATACCTCAACGGCCACGCCAACGCTGCCAACGCCGCCTTCGTCAACCGCTTCCTGATCGGTCTTGCCGCCGTGGAAGCCCTGTCGCGGACAATCGGCCGTCAGGTCCACCATCGGCTCGTCTACGATGCCCCGCACAACACCGTATGGGAGACAAGTGATACCGTCCGGCATCGAAAGGGTGCCTGCCCTGCACGTGGACCCGCGGGTCTGAAGGGCTCGCCGTACGGGTGGACAGGCGAGCCGGTCATCCTGCCAGGCTCGATGGGCGACGGCACCTGGCTGCTCAGCGGTCTCGGGTCCGAAGAAGGCATGGAGTCCTCAGCACATGGTGCCGGGCGCAGGCTTTCGCGCCAGGAGGCAAGGGCGGCGAAAACGATGCTCTCGGACCTTCGCATCGTCGGCCCGGTCGATACCGGTGACCCGCTGATCCGCGGGCGGCCGGATATTCTCGCCGAACTCCGCGGTCGGCTGAAGGAGGAGGCGCCGGCCGCTTACCGGCCGATCGATCAAGTGGTCGATCCGATGGTGGCGGACGGCCTTGTCGCGCGTGTTGCCCGAATCCGGCCGATCCTGACCGTCAAGGGATAG
- a CDS encoding multidrug effflux MFS transporter, which translates to MTASFLRTAVVLGLISAIGPFAIDMYLPALPSIGKDLAAENGVVQLSLLSFFISFAISQLVYGPLSDIWGRKAPLYLGIGLFTAASIGCALASDIETLIAFRFLQGIGGAAGMVIPRAVVRDMHTGVQAARLMSLLMLVFSVSPILAPLAGSAVIQFYGWRGVFYAVMIAAFIGLILLSTQLQETRPKKDRADSSLASALAAYRLLLSDRNFLTLTFIGGLGISGFLVYLANSPFVLIDHYGLTPTEYSIAFSMNAVSFFAVSQATGWLGERFGLVRVMQIAVSAFALTMVGMFVAMSLGFNQLPVMAAFLFVGYGVLGLVIPTSAVLALEDHGEIAGTASALMGTLHFVTAAVAMIIASFFFDGTALPMAGAIAACALAAFLLTQATIGRSRVVAAE; encoded by the coding sequence ATGACAGCGTCCTTCCTCCGCACAGCCGTCGTCCTCGGCCTGATTTCGGCGATCGGCCCCTTCGCAATCGACATGTATCTGCCGGCACTGCCCTCAATCGGCAAAGACCTCGCGGCCGAGAACGGCGTGGTGCAGCTGAGCCTGCTGTCGTTCTTCATCTCCTTTGCCATTTCGCAGCTTGTCTACGGTCCGCTCTCCGATATCTGGGGCCGCAAGGCGCCGCTCTATCTCGGCATCGGCCTTTTCACCGCCGCCAGCATCGGCTGCGCGCTTGCGTCCGACATCGAAACTCTGATCGCCTTCCGCTTCCTGCAGGGCATCGGTGGTGCCGCCGGCATGGTCATCCCGCGTGCGGTCGTCCGGGACATGCACACCGGCGTCCAGGCGGCGCGGCTGATGTCGCTGCTGATGCTCGTTTTCAGCGTTTCGCCGATCCTTGCGCCCCTTGCCGGCAGCGCCGTCATCCAGTTCTACGGCTGGCGCGGCGTGTTCTATGCTGTGATGATCGCAGCCTTCATCGGCCTGATCCTGCTCTCGACGCAGTTGCAGGAGACCCGGCCGAAGAAGGATCGTGCCGACAGCAGCCTCGCAAGCGCGCTTGCCGCCTACCGCCTGCTTCTTTCCGACCGCAACTTCCTGACGCTCACCTTCATCGGCGGGCTCGGCATTTCCGGTTTCCTCGTCTATCTCGCCAATTCGCCCTTCGTGCTGATCGACCATTACGGGCTGACGCCGACTGAGTACAGCATCGCCTTTTCGATGAACGCAGTGTCGTTTTTCGCCGTGTCGCAGGCGACCGGCTGGCTCGGCGAGCGTTTCGGCCTCGTGCGCGTGATGCAGATTGCCGTCAGTGCCTTCGCGCTGACCATGGTCGGCATGTTCGTCGCCATGAGCCTCGGCTTCAACCAGTTGCCCGTCATGGCCGCCTTCCTGTTCGTTGGCTACGGCGTACTCGGTCTGGTGATCCCGACATCGGCGGTGCTGGCGCTCGAAGACCACGGGGAGATCGCGGGCACGGCGTCGGCACTGATGGGCACGCTGCACTTCGTCACCGCCGCCGTCGCGATGATCATCGCTAGCTTCTTCTTCGACGGAACCGCGCTACCGATGGCCGGCGCCATCGCCGCCTGCGCGCTCGCCGCCTTCCTGCTGACCCAGGCCACCATCGGTCGCAGCCGGGTCGTCGCGGCCGAGTAG
- a CDS encoding TetR/AcrR family transcriptional regulator codes for MKKHDFASPDARVQKGQLAKRVSILEAAAEVFCREGFSGAAIDEIAAEAGVSRQTIYNHYREKETLFMAVIQDIMDRTNGVLFSILGTFPENADNLEDELVAFAVRLNKNCICNQDAKFIQKLIATEGNRYPHLFQFWREQGPGKTDRALAALFARLAHAAPLDIDDFDLAARQFIALIKADLQMGGLFGEAPNEAELTVSARKAVRTFLRAYGRTAEPMPA; via the coding sequence ATGAAAAAACATGACTTCGCCTCGCCGGACGCCCGCGTGCAAAAAGGACAACTGGCGAAACGCGTCTCGATCCTGGAGGCGGCAGCAGAGGTCTTCTGCCGGGAGGGCTTTTCCGGCGCAGCCATCGACGAGATCGCCGCCGAAGCCGGCGTGTCGCGCCAGACCATCTACAACCATTACCGCGAAAAAGAGACGCTGTTCATGGCGGTGATCCAGGACATCATGGATCGCACCAATGGCGTCCTCTTCTCGATCCTCGGGACCTTTCCCGAGAACGCCGACAATCTTGAAGACGAACTCGTCGCCTTCGCCGTTCGCCTCAACAAGAACTGCATCTGCAACCAGGATGCCAAGTTCATCCAGAAGCTGATCGCGACGGAGGGCAACCGCTATCCGCACCTCTTCCAGTTCTGGCGCGAACAGGGACCGGGCAAGACCGACAGGGCGCTGGCCGCACTCTTTGCCAGGCTTGCCCATGCGGCACCGCTCGACATCGACGATTTCGATCTCGCCGCCCGGCAGTTCATCGCGCTCATCAAGGCCGATCTGCAGATGGGCGGGCTGTTCGGCGAGGCGCCGAATGAGGCGGAACTGACAGTGAGCGCCCGCAAGGCGGTACGGACGTTTCTGCGCGCCTATGGCCGGACGGCGGAACCAATGCCCGCCTGA
- a CDS encoding acylphosphatase translates to MGQSHKTARVRILGRVQGVSFRVWTRNEAEKLGLAGWVRNEPDGSVAAVISGSEEAVTTMLERLGKGPPMASVTQVTTEFVETTGELRGFRITR, encoded by the coding sequence ATGGGGCAGTCCCACAAGACGGCGCGGGTGCGAATCCTCGGGCGTGTTCAGGGCGTTAGCTTCCGGGTGTGGACGCGCAATGAGGCTGAGAAACTGGGCCTGGCCGGATGGGTAAGAAACGAGCCTGACGGTTCGGTTGCCGCCGTGATCAGTGGCTCGGAAGAGGCGGTGACGACGATGCTCGAACGCCTGGGCAAGGGGCCGCCGATGGCGTCGGTCACGCAGGTCACAACCGAATTCGTCGAAACGACGGGAGAGCTTCGGGGATTTCGCATCACCCGCTAA
- a CDS encoding substrate-binding domain-containing protein, with the protein MNMSRILKSLVAGTALSLLASTAFADGIGASLLTQQHPFYIELADAMKAEAEAKNVKLEVSIANQDLNKQLADVEDFIVKGVDVIVISPVDSQGVRAAIEKAEKAGIKVITVDVPANGATVTSHIGTDNFTGGVKAGELMAKVLDNKGKVAVIDYPTVQSVVNRVNGFKEAIAKHPDMEIVAIQTGITRAEALAAAQNMLQANPDITGIFGFGDDAALAAAVAVKAAGLESQVKVIGFDGMKEARDAVDTNPVMVGVIQQFPDQMGKQAVDTAVKVAAGETVPAEQPIVPGVYTAK; encoded by the coding sequence ATGAACATGTCCCGCATTCTGAAATCGCTCGTCGCCGGCACGGCGCTGTCGCTGCTCGCCTCGACGGCCTTTGCCGACGGCATCGGTGCTTCGCTGCTTACCCAGCAGCATCCGTTCTACATCGAGCTTGCCGACGCGATGAAAGCCGAGGCCGAAGCCAAGAACGTCAAGCTCGAAGTCTCGATCGCCAACCAGGACCTCAACAAGCAGCTTGCCGACGTCGAGGACTTCATCGTCAAGGGCGTCGACGTCATCGTCATTTCGCCGGTCGACAGCCAGGGCGTTCGCGCTGCGATCGAGAAGGCCGAAAAGGCCGGCATCAAGGTGATCACCGTCGACGTTCCGGCCAACGGCGCGACCGTCACCTCGCATATCGGCACCGACAATTTCACCGGTGGCGTCAAGGCCGGCGAGCTGATGGCCAAGGTTCTCGACAACAAGGGCAAGGTCGCCGTCATCGACTATCCGACGGTCCAGTCGGTGGTGAACCGCGTCAACGGTTTCAAGGAAGCAATCGCCAAGCATCCGGACATGGAGATCGTCGCGATCCAGACCGGCATCACCCGCGCCGAGGCGCTGGCCGCCGCTCAGAACATGCTGCAGGCCAATCCTGACATCACCGGCATCTTCGGCTTCGGCGACGACGCGGCGCTCGCAGCAGCCGTCGCAGTCAAGGCCGCAGGCCTTGAATCCCAGGTCAAGGTCATCGGCTTTGACGGCATGAAGGAAGCGCGCGACGCCGTCGACACCAACCCGGTCATGGTCGGCGTCATCCAGCAGTTCCCGGATCAGATGGGCAAGCAGGCGGTCGACACCGCCGTGAAGGTCGCGGCCGGCGAGACCGTTCCGGCCGAACAGCCGATCGTGCCCGGCGTCTACACCGCAAAGTAA
- a CDS encoding LacI family DNA-binding transcriptional regulator: MEDFSEFVGLSRPTVSKYFNDPSSVRKKTRDAIEAAIKQSGFRPNIFAVNLNRRRTNILGVIVPNSTDPFYMALTRRIEHIANQAGFLAFVLSSDGRPEMEERAIETFKSMNVAGAIIAPLGVQSHHKTLTALGESIPLIYVDSPLDDSSSFVGTDNRQSFRLMVDYLCRSGSPPCYLGMPPVNNNAMARRDAYLEAMQQLKMEPALVTTTPNGSWDFEKFGFDETLRILSAGGFPTQTVLCANDRVAFGVIAAAFQSGLKVGRDADADLRVAGHDDHPLSRYTCPPLTTVAQNYNEIGRLAIELLLFKLGETTDDGGAFPEDERILLSAEIMLRGSA; the protein is encoded by the coding sequence ATGGAGGATTTTTCGGAGTTCGTCGGCTTGTCGCGGCCCACGGTCTCCAAATACTTCAATGATCCGAGTTCGGTTCGAAAGAAGACGCGGGATGCCATCGAGGCGGCGATCAAGCAATCGGGCTTTCGCCCGAACATCTTCGCCGTCAACTTGAACCGCCGCCGCACCAATATCCTCGGCGTTATCGTCCCGAACTCGACCGACCCCTTCTACATGGCGCTGACGCGCCGGATCGAGCACATCGCCAACCAGGCCGGCTTCCTTGCCTTCGTGCTCTCCTCAGACGGACGGCCGGAAATGGAAGAGCGGGCGATCGAGACCTTCAAGTCGATGAACGTCGCCGGCGCCATCATCGCGCCCCTTGGCGTGCAGTCGCACCACAAGACCCTGACGGCGCTCGGCGAGAGCATTCCGCTGATCTATGTGGACTCGCCACTCGACGACAGCTCCTCCTTCGTCGGCACCGACAACCGCCAGAGTTTCCGGCTGATGGTCGATTATCTTTGCCGCTCGGGAAGCCCGCCCTGCTATCTCGGCATGCCGCCGGTCAACAACAACGCCATGGCAAGGCGTGACGCCTATCTGGAGGCGATGCAGCAACTGAAGATGGAGCCGGCGCTGGTTACGACCACGCCGAACGGTTCCTGGGACTTCGAGAAATTCGGCTTCGACGAGACCCTGCGCATCCTTAGCGCCGGCGGCTTTCCGACGCAGACAGTACTCTGTGCCAACGACCGCGTCGCCTTCGGCGTCATCGCCGCCGCCTTCCAGTCCGGCCTCAAGGTCGGCCGCGATGCCGACGCGGATCTGCGCGTCGCCGGCCATGATGATCACCCGCTGTCGCGTTACACCTGCCCGCCGCTGACGACGGTGGCGCAGAACTACAACGAGATCGGCCGACTTGCGATCGAACTCTTGCTGTTCAAGCTCGGGGAAACCACCGACGACGGCGGCGCCTTCCCCGAGGACGAGCGCATTCTCTTGAGCGCCGAGATCATGTTGCGCGGTTCGGCCTAG
- a CDS encoding tagatose kinase, whose translation MHKILTIGEILVEIIATEKGDGFRQATPLIGPYPSGAPAIFIDQVGKLGQAAAIISRVGGDDFGHVNLDRLKADGVDVSGIAVDPLGTTGSAFVRYRPDGSRAFVFNIRHSACGMIRLDEAARALVRSCSHLHVMGSSLYAPSVVESIVAAIEIIKAAGGTVSFDPNLRPEILDSPGMREALQTVLAKTDVFLPSGQELFLFTKAKTEADAVSELLATGIKVIVVKRGAEGASYFDRETTFSHPGFQVEEVDPTGAGDCFGATFVTFWLNGAKPAQALKFANASGARAVMISGPMEGASTRADLETFINARKG comes from the coding sequence ATGCACAAGATACTAACGATCGGCGAAATCCTCGTGGAGATCATCGCCACCGAAAAGGGCGACGGTTTCCGGCAGGCAACGCCTCTGATCGGCCCCTACCCCTCCGGCGCCCCGGCGATCTTCATCGACCAGGTCGGCAAGCTCGGCCAGGCAGCCGCGATCATCTCGCGCGTCGGCGGCGACGATTTCGGGCATGTAAACCTCGATCGGCTCAAGGCTGACGGCGTGGACGTTTCCGGTATCGCCGTCGATCCACTCGGCACCACCGGCAGCGCCTTCGTGCGCTACCGTCCCGACGGCAGCCGCGCTTTCGTCTTCAACATCCGCCACAGCGCCTGCGGCATGATCCGGCTCGATGAGGCGGCACGGGCATTGGTGCGCAGTTGCAGCCACCTGCATGTCATGGGTTCATCGCTCTACGCCCCAAGCGTGGTGGAGAGCATTGTCGCGGCGATCGAAATCATCAAGGCGGCGGGCGGCACGGTTTCCTTCGATCCGAACCTCAGGCCAGAAATCCTCGACAGCCCCGGCATGCGCGAAGCGCTGCAAACGGTACTCGCAAAGACCGACGTCTTCCTGCCGAGCGGGCAGGAACTCTTCCTCTTCACCAAGGCGAAGACCGAGGCAGACGCTGTCTCGGAACTGCTTGCCACCGGCATCAAGGTGATCGTCGTCAAGCGCGGCGCCGAAGGCGCCAGCTACTTCGATCGGGAAACGACGTTCTCGCATCCGGGCTTCCAGGTCGAGGAGGTCGATCCGACCGGCGCCGGCGACTGCTTCGGCGCGACCTTCGTCACATTCTGGCTGAACGGCGCCAAGCCCGCTCAAGCCCTGAAATTTGCCAATGCCTCGGGTGCCCGTGCCGTCATGATCTCCGGCCCGATGGAAGGCGCCTCGACCCGCGCCGATCTCGAAACCTTCATCAACGCGCGAAAGGGCTGA
- a CDS encoding sugar ABC transporter ATP-binding protein codes for MIGSTTDTILEIDNVTKSFGQVAALKGMRLKVRRGRVHTLLGENGAGKSTLMKILAGVHEATSGAISLDGRPYRPADPQDAAALGLAIVFQELSLCSNLTVAENILATREPRRFGFINDKALVARARAIVADLGLPIDVSEKVGNLSIAQRQLVEIAKGLSHEAKVVILDEPTSSLSDSEAEILFQIIGRLKQRGVAVIYISHRMEEIMRLSDDITVIRDGEYVSTHDRNDVTIEALIALMVGRRMDEIYPPSAHERSTKTAPVLAVENLTREGEFEDIAFDVRAGEILGFFGLVGSGRSEVMNALFGMKAATGTVRFEGQPVRFRSPAEAIARGIGFVTENRKEEGLVLSHSVGWNISMAALGDFTGPLGFTRKRAEREAAATEVGRLAIKTHSLDTPSGSLSGGNQQKIVLAKWLLTRPKVLILDEPTRGVDVGAKFEIYKIIRQLAAEGTAILLISSELPEVLGMSDRVVVMHEGVIGATLSGTDLTPETIMAHATGFKS; via the coding sequence ATGATTGGCTCGACCACGGATACCATTTTAGAGATCGACAACGTCACCAAATCCTTCGGCCAGGTTGCTGCGCTGAAGGGCATGCGCCTCAAGGTCCGGCGCGGCCGGGTACACACGCTGCTCGGCGAAAACGGCGCCGGCAAATCGACGCTGATGAAGATCCTTGCCGGCGTTCATGAGGCGACCTCGGGCGCGATTAGCCTGGACGGGCGCCCCTACCGTCCGGCCGATCCGCAGGACGCCGCCGCCCTCGGGCTTGCCATCGTCTTCCAGGAACTCAGCCTCTGCAGCAACCTGACGGTCGCCGAGAACATCCTTGCCACCCGCGAGCCGCGCCGCTTCGGCTTTATCAACGACAAGGCGCTCGTCGCAAGGGCCCGCGCCATCGTCGCCGATCTCGGCCTGCCGATCGACGTCAGCGAGAAGGTCGGCAATCTCTCGATCGCCCAGCGCCAGCTCGTCGAGATCGCCAAGGGACTGAGCCACGAGGCCAAGGTCGTGATCCTCGACGAGCCGACCTCCTCGCTTAGTGACAGCGAAGCCGAGATCCTGTTTCAGATCATCGGACGACTGAAACAGCGGGGCGTCGCCGTCATCTACATCTCCCACCGCATGGAAGAGATCATGCGGCTCAGCGACGACATCACCGTCATCCGCGACGGCGAGTATGTCTCCACCCACGACCGCAACGACGTCACCATCGAGGCGCTTATCGCACTGATGGTCGGCCGCCGCATGGACGAGATCTACCCGCCGTCAGCCCATGAACGGTCGACAAAGACAGCACCGGTTCTGGCGGTCGAAAACCTCACCCGCGAGGGCGAGTTCGAGGACATCGCCTTCGACGTCCGCGCCGGCGAAATCCTCGGTTTCTTCGGCCTGGTCGGTTCCGGGCGTTCCGAGGTGATGAACGCGCTCTTCGGCATGAAGGCCGCGACCGGAACCGTCCGCTTCGAGGGGCAACCGGTCCGCTTCCGCTCACCAGCGGAGGCGATTGCCCGCGGCATCGGCTTCGTCACCGAGAACCGCAAGGAAGAGGGACTCGTTCTCAGCCATAGCGTCGGCTGGAACATCTCGATGGCGGCCCTTGGCGATTTCACCGGACCGCTCGGCTTCACCCGCAAGCGTGCGGAACGCGAAGCCGCGGCCACGGAAGTCGGCCGGCTGGCGATCAAGACCCATTCGCTCGACACGCCATCGGGATCCTTGAGCGGCGGCAACCAGCAGAAGATCGTGCTCGCCAAGTGGCTGCTGACCAGGCCCAAGGTGCTGATCCTCGACGAGCCCACCCGCGGCGTCGATGTCGGCGCCAAGTTCGAAATCTACAAGATCATCCGCCAGTTGGCGGCCGAGGGCACGGCAATCCTGCTGATCTCCTCCGAGCTGCCGGAGGTTCTGGGAATGAGCGATCGCGTCGTCGTCATGCACGAGGGCGTCATCGGCGCGACCCTCTCCGGCACCGACCTCACGCCCGAAACGATCATGGCGCACGCAACGGGATTCAAATCATGA
- a CDS encoding ABC transporter permease — translation MTQQSETQAAFLRALKQYGGILLSLVMLCVIFSFLNPRFMSVVNFMNILQQVAVVAIAAFGMTWVILLGEIDLSVGSIIAVAGMVGAQCFAFGLGFAPALVVTLLAGALMGMLNGVLTAKLLLPSFIVTVATMGIYRGMVSLPTNGAPAMIENSTWTAIGTESFLGLPIIIWVVAVLFLVNHILLSKTSFGRRAYLTGGNREAAVYSGIKVDRLKITIFMISGVMAAISGVLLSSRLFSAQTNAGMSYELDAIAAAVLGGTSLAGGVGTMVGTLIGALIIGVMNNGMNMLSVPYFYQLIVKGLVILIAVWLDVRAKQAKR, via the coding sequence ATGACACAGCAATCCGAGACCCAGGCCGCCTTCCTGCGCGCCCTGAAACAATATGGCGGCATCCTTTTGTCGCTGGTGATGCTCTGCGTCATCTTCTCCTTTCTCAACCCGCGCTTCATGTCGGTCGTCAACTTCATGAACATCCTGCAGCAGGTGGCCGTGGTGGCGATCGCCGCCTTCGGCATGACCTGGGTGATCCTGCTCGGCGAGATTGACCTTTCGGTCGGCTCGATCATCGCGGTTGCCGGCATGGTCGGGGCGCAATGTTTCGCCTTCGGCCTCGGCTTCGCGCCGGCGCTGGTCGTCACGCTTCTGGCCGGCGCGCTTATGGGCATGCTGAACGGCGTGCTGACGGCGAAACTGCTCTTGCCCTCCTTCATCGTCACGGTGGCGACCATGGGCATCTACCGCGGCATGGTCAGCCTGCCGACGAACGGTGCGCCGGCGATGATCGAGAATTCGACCTGGACGGCGATCGGCACGGAGAGCTTCCTCGGCCTGCCCATCATCATCTGGGTGGTCGCCGTTCTGTTTCTCGTCAATCACATCCTCCTGAGCAAGACGAGCTTCGGCCGCCGCGCCTACCTCACCGGCGGCAACCGCGAGGCGGCCGTCTATTCCGGCATCAAGGTCGACCGGCTGAAGATCACCATCTTCATGATCTCCGGCGTGATGGCGGCGATCAGTGGCGTGCTCTTGTCCTCCCGCCTGTTCTCCGCCCAGACCAATGCCGGCATGAGCTACGAACTCGATGCGATCGCGGCGGCCGTGCTCGGCGGCACGTCGCTTGCCGGCGGTGTCGGCACCATGGTCGGGACGCTCATCGGCGCGCTCATCATCGGGGTCATGAACAACGGCATGAACATGCTGTCCGTCCCCTACTTCTACCAGCTCATCGTCAAGGGTCTGGTGATCCTGATCGCCGTCTGGCTCGACGTGCGCGCCAAGCAGGCAAAACGCTGA
- a CDS encoding D-tagatose-bisphosphate aldolase, class II, non-catalytic subunit, with protein sequence MQQNLLIDIADWRERPGPRGIPSVCSAHPLVIEAAMLRALQEDAALLIEATCNQVNQDGGYTGMTPADFTRFVADIADRVSFPKEKIILGGDHLGPNPWKHLPAAEAMAKAVTMIEAYAKAGFTKLHLDTSMGCAGEPVALPDAVTAERAARLAAAAEAAISGANGIAPVYIIGTEVPVPGGALEELDTLEVTAPAAAIETVDVHRRAFEAAGATEAFSRVVGAVVQPGVEFGNENVIPYDRAAAAKLSASLKQLDGIVFEAHSTDYQTPEALNELVSDGFAILKVGPGLTFALREALYGLDQIATFLFPEARKQTLAAVTETVMREEPANWGKYYHGSPEAQRLQRHFSYSDRIRYYWPHPKVAAAVEELLSLLDGVTIPETLISQYLPGSYERVRDGEVAAQAKPLALAAVDRVLEDYFMACRA encoded by the coding sequence ATGCAGCAGAACCTTCTGATCGATATCGCCGACTGGCGCGAACGCCCTGGTCCGCGCGGCATTCCCTCCGTCTGCTCCGCCCACCCGCTGGTGATCGAGGCCGCCATGCTGCGCGCACTTCAGGAAGACGCCGCCCTGCTGATTGAAGCCACCTGCAACCAGGTCAACCAGGACGGCGGCTATACCGGCATGACGCCCGCCGATTTCACCCGCTTCGTCGCCGACATCGCCGACCGCGTCTCGTTTCCCAAAGAGAAGATCATCCTCGGCGGCGACCATCTCGGCCCCAATCCGTGGAAACATCTGCCGGCCGCGGAAGCGATGGCCAAGGCCGTGACGATGATCGAAGCCTATGCGAAGGCCGGCTTTACCAAGCTCCACCTCGACACCAGCATGGGCTGTGCCGGCGAGCCGGTGGCGCTGCCTGACGCGGTGACTGCTGAGCGCGCCGCTCGGCTGGCCGCCGCCGCCGAAGCCGCCATTTCCGGTGCGAACGGGATCGCTCCTGTCTACATCATCGGCACAGAAGTTCCGGTTCCGGGCGGTGCGCTGGAAGAACTGGACACGCTGGAGGTCACGGCACCCGCGGCGGCAATCGAGACGGTCGACGTCCATCGCCGGGCCTTCGAAGCGGCCGGCGCGACCGAAGCCTTCAGCCGAGTGGTCGGCGCCGTTGTCCAGCCGGGCGTCGAGTTCGGCAATGAAAACGTCATCCCCTATGACCGCGCAGCTGCCGCAAAGCTCAGTGCCAGCCTGAAGCAGCTCGACGGCATCGTCTTCGAGGCGCATTCGACCGATTACCAGACGCCGGAGGCGCTCAACGAGCTCGTCTCCGATGGCTTTGCCATTCTCAAGGTCGGCCCCGGTCTCACCTTTGCGCTGCGCGAAGCGCTTTACGGCCTCGACCAGATCGCCACCTTCCTCTTCCCCGAGGCGCGCAAGCAGACGCTGGCAGCCGTGACGGAAACGGTGATGCGTGAGGAGCCTGCGAACTGGGGCAAGTATTACCACGGTTCGCCGGAAGCCCAGCGACTGCAACGGCATTTTTCCTACAGTGATCGCATCCGCTACTACTGGCCGCATCCGAAGGTCGCGGCCGCCGTCGAAGAACTGCTGTCGCTGCTTGATGGCGTCACCATTCCGGAAACACTGATCAGCCAGTATCTCCCCGGCAGTTACGAGCGCGTGCGAGACGGTGAAGTGGCCGCTCAAGCAAAACCGCTGGCACTTGCTGCCGTCGACAGGGTTCTCGAGGACTATTTCATGGCCTGCCGTGCTTAA